One window of the Pedobacter ginsengisoli genome contains the following:
- the fabF gene encoding beta-ketoacyl-ACP synthase II — protein sequence MKRVVVTGLGAVTPVGNTVKEFWDNIVAGKSGAAKITKFDTSKFKTNFAAEVKNFDAEAYIEKKEIKKYDLYTQYAIAASDQAIKDSGLDFTAMPENERYEVGVIWASGNGGIGTFEEQLKEYHLGDGTPRFSPYFIPKMIVDIAAGVISIRHKLHGPNYATVSACASSNTAIISAFDTIRLGKAMVMVAGGSEAGITESSVGGFNSAHALSKRNDDPATASRPFDVDRDGFVIGEGAGALILEELEHAQKRGAHIYAEIVGGGMAADAYHLTGTPPDGLGASLGISKALADAGITPDKIDYINAHATSTGLGDSGELAGIKKIFGDLPVKISATKSMTGHLLGGAGAIESVISILAIRDGIIPGTINTQNLDPEIPQGLNIVLGKSIHQPVNYVLNNTFGFGGHTATSVFKKYEAGK from the coding sequence ATGAAAAGAGTAGTAGTAACGGGTTTGGGTGCTGTAACCCCAGTGGGAAATACAGTAAAAGAATTTTGGGACAATATAGTAGCCGGAAAAAGTGGCGCTGCTAAAATTACAAAATTCGATACTTCAAAATTCAAAACCAATTTTGCTGCTGAAGTGAAAAACTTTGATGCTGAAGCATATATTGAAAAAAAGGAAATTAAGAAATATGATTTGTATACTCAGTATGCAATTGCAGCCAGCGATCAGGCTATTAAAGATTCTGGATTAGATTTTACAGCAATGCCTGAGAATGAACGCTATGAAGTAGGGGTGATCTGGGCATCTGGAAATGGTGGTATCGGTACTTTTGAGGAACAATTGAAAGAATATCACCTTGGTGATGGTACGCCAAGATTTAGCCCTTATTTTATTCCGAAAATGATTGTAGATATCGCCGCAGGGGTAATTTCTATTCGTCATAAACTTCATGGGCCTAATTATGCTACTGTTTCGGCCTGCGCATCTTCTAACACAGCAATTATCAGCGCTTTTGATACGATCCGTTTGGGTAAGGCAATGGTTATGGTAGCTGGTGGCTCTGAAGCCGGTATTACCGAATCTTCTGTTGGAGGGTTTAACTCTGCACACGCTTTATCAAAAAGAAACGATGATCCTGCAACTGCTTCCCGTCCGTTTGATGTGGATAGGGATGGCTTTGTTATAGGAGAGGGTGCCGGTGCTTTGATTTTAGAAGAACTGGAGCATGCTCAAAAAAGAGGTGCACATATTTATGCTGAAATTGTTGGTGGCGGTATGGCTGCCGATGCTTATCACCTTACAGGTACTCCGCCAGATGGTTTGGGCGCATCGTTAGGTATTTCTAAAGCGCTTGCTGATGCAGGAATTACTCCTGATAAAATTGATTATATCAATGCTCACGCAACTTCAACCGGCTTAGGAGATTCTGGTGAATTGGCCGGAATTAAAAAGATATTTGGTGATTTGCCTGTTAAAATTAGTGCAACCAAATCTATGACGGGTCATTTGCTTGGCGGTGCCGGTGCTATAGAAAGTGTAATTAGTATACTTGCTATCCGTGATGGAATTATTCCGGGAACTATCAATACTCAAAATCTGGATCCTGAAATTCCACAAGGCTTAAATATTGTATTGGGCAAGTCTATTCATCAGCCGGTAAATTATGTGCTGAATAACACATTTGGTTTCGGTGGCCATACTGCAACTTCTGTGTTTAAAAAGTATGAGGCTGGTAAATAA
- a CDS encoding beta-N-acetylhexosaminidase: MKKLLSVALVAFMSVSAFAQTDANMGIIPAPVSVKKKSGAFKLDKTVVLMSADAANAKMADLLNASITTKAGFALRETKALKANERAIVLTSAGADKLPAEGYTIDITDKKITVTGKDAGLFYAVQSMIQLMPEKKNNEVTISAAEINDYPRFKYRGMHLDVGRHMFPVAFIKKYIDLMSQYKLNNFHWHLTEDQGWRIEIKKYPKLTTVGATRSGTIIGHHPGVGTDNKEYKGFYTQQEAKEVVAYAAARYINVIPEIEMPGHASAAIAAYPELSCFPDRDTFVDAKTPWSGSRKGKQVQQQWGVFDDVFVPSDNTFKFLENVIDEVIAIFPSKYIHIGGDESPKEYWKESEFCQSLIKKLGLKDEHELQSYFIQRMEKYINAKGRSIIGWDEILEGGLAPNATVMSWRGTEGGIAAAKQNHDVIMTPGGPIGLYFDHKQSNSVDEPTNIGGLAPYSLAYAYDPMPKELTPDQQKHIAGVQANLWTEYIETPEKVEYMILPRIFSLAEIAWTKLDRKDFKNFSEERLPVHLARIDKTNTNYWVPTPLGLSNEKVLNGEDFSLDLKAPIPGSKVFYTLDLTRPSETANQVTSPLKVLVPKGEKRVLKTIVIAPSGKRSVVTETILNNGAPDVKTK, from the coding sequence ATGAAAAAATTATTATCAGTTGCTCTTGTGGCATTTATGTCTGTGAGTGCTTTTGCACAAACGGATGCCAATATGGGCATTATTCCTGCACCTGTTTCAGTAAAAAAGAAAAGTGGGGCCTTTAAACTGGATAAAACAGTTGTATTGATGTCTGCCGATGCAGCCAATGCGAAGATGGCAGATTTGCTAAATGCATCTATTACTACTAAAGCAGGATTTGCACTAAGGGAAACAAAAGCTTTAAAAGCTAACGAAAGAGCAATTGTATTGACATCGGCAGGGGCTGATAAATTACCTGCAGAAGGTTATACTATTGATATTACTGATAAAAAAATCACCGTAACGGGTAAGGATGCAGGATTGTTCTATGCTGTTCAATCTATGATTCAGTTGATGCCTGAAAAGAAAAACAATGAGGTAACTATAAGCGCAGCTGAAATTAACGATTATCCGCGTTTTAAATACAGAGGTATGCACCTTGATGTTGGCCGTCATATGTTCCCGGTAGCTTTTATTAAAAAGTATATCGACTTGATGTCTCAATATAAATTGAACAATTTTCACTGGCACTTAACTGAAGATCAGGGATGGAGAATTGAGATTAAAAAATACCCTAAATTAACTACTGTTGGTGCAACCAGAAGCGGTACCATTATTGGCCACCACCCTGGTGTAGGGACTGATAACAAAGAGTACAAAGGCTTTTATACTCAGCAAGAGGCTAAAGAAGTTGTTGCCTATGCTGCAGCCAGGTATATTAATGTAATTCCGGAAATTGAAATGCCGGGTCATGCTTCGGCAGCTATTGCAGCTTACCCTGAGCTGAGCTGTTTCCCTGACAGAGATACTTTTGTTGATGCAAAAACACCTTGGTCTGGTTCTAGAAAAGGTAAACAAGTACAGCAACAATGGGGTGTATTTGATGATGTTTTTGTACCTAGCGACAATACGTTTAAATTTTTAGAAAACGTAATTGATGAGGTAATTGCAATTTTCCCGTCTAAGTATATCCATATTGGTGGCGATGAGAGCCCTAAAGAATACTGGAAAGAAAGTGAGTTTTGCCAGAGCCTGATTAAAAAGCTTGGGTTAAAGGATGAGCACGAGCTGCAAAGCTATTTTATCCAGAGAATGGAAAAGTATATTAATGCAAAAGGCCGTTCTATTATTGGATGGGACGAGATTTTGGAAGGTGGTTTAGCTCCTAATGCTACTGTTATGTCGTGGAGAGGTACCGAAGGTGGTATTGCTGCTGCAAAACAAAACCATGATGTGATTATGACTCCTGGTGGTCCAATTGGGCTTTATTTTGACCATAAACAATCTAATTCGGTTGATGAGCCTACCAATATTGGTGGTTTGGCACCATATTCTTTAGCTTATGCTTACGACCCAATGCCAAAAGAATTGACCCCAGATCAGCAAAAACATATTGCAGGTGTGCAGGCAAACTTGTGGACTGAATATATAGAAACTCCTGAAAAAGTTGAGTATATGATTTTACCAAGGATATTCTCGTTAGCGGAAATTGCCTGGACTAAACTTGATCGTAAGGATTTTAAAAATTTCTCTGAAGAGCGTCTTCCTGTACATTTGGCCCGTATAGATAAAACAAATACTAACTATTGGGTACCAACACCGCTTGGATTATCTAATGAGAAAGTATTAAATGGCGAAGATTTTAGCCTTGACTTAAAAGCGCCAATTCCTGGTTCAAAAGTGTTTTATACTTTAGATCTTACACGTCCGTCTGAAACTGCTAACCAGGTTACGAGCCCTCTTAAGGTGCTTGTTCCTAAAGGCGAAAAACGTGTTTTAAAAACTATTGTAATTGCTCCTAGTGGTAAACGCAGCGTTGTTACTGAGACAATTTTAAACAATGGTGCTCCAGATGTAAAAACTAAATAG
- a CDS encoding response regulator, giving the protein MHNQEAARIVIIEDDKTIREGYHYLIDNTSPYTVVNAYPSFDAAKLKITKDNPDVIILDIQLPGTSGIDALPLLKKMLPNVYIIMLTVYETEKIILDALANGASGYFTKNTPSAKIIEAIKEVMHGGGPMSPDVSKKVIMSLQKNQHSPLTKRETQILELIAEGKDRGQIATQLFIDVETVKTHVKNIYIKLDVNSKADAINVARTNKLI; this is encoded by the coding sequence GGAAGCTGCAAGAATAGTAATTATTGAAGATGATAAAACCATTAGAGAGGGCTATCACTACCTGATAGATAACACCTCGCCCTATACCGTGGTAAATGCCTATCCATCATTTGATGCAGCAAAACTAAAAATAACAAAAGACAATCCTGATGTAATCATATTAGATATACAGTTGCCAGGAACAAGCGGTATTGATGCTTTGCCTTTACTAAAAAAGATGCTGCCAAATGTTTACATCATTATGCTTACCGTATACGAAACCGAGAAAATAATACTCGATGCATTGGCAAATGGAGCTTCAGGATACTTTACCAAAAACACTCCATCAGCAAAAATAATTGAAGCAATTAAAGAAGTAATGCACGGCGGAGGCCCAATGAGCCCTGATGTTTCAAAAAAGGTAATTATGTCGCTTCAAAAGAACCAGCATTCGCCACTTACTAAAAGAGAAACACAGATCCTGGAATTAATTGCTGAGGGAAAAGATCGCGGCCAGATAGCCACTCAATTATTTATAGATGTAGAAACGGTTAAAACCCATGTAAAGAACATTTACATTAAATTAGACGTCAACTCGAAAGCTGACGCCATAAATGTGGCAAGAACCAATAAGCTGATATAA
- a CDS encoding alpha-L-fucosidase: MNRKLLWGLMLILLSTSAVQAQKKIGNETDEQKAKRMEWWKDARFGMFIHWGLYALPARHEWVKSNEHITNEGYQKYFDQFNPTQFNPKLWAKKAKAAGMKYVVLTTKHHEGFTLFDSKFTDYKATNTLAKRDLVKEFVDAFRAEGLKIGFYYSLIDWHHPDFTVDAYHPLKPANNDENQYLALNKGRNMANYRKYLSNQVNEILTKYGKIDILWLDFSYPGKHGKGKDDWASVDLLKQIRKLQPGIIVDNRLDLDDYADGADFETPEQVSTDALAKFKGKTWETCQTFSGSWGYYRDENTWKTNKQLLNLLITSVANGGNLLLNVGPTAKGEFDNRANTALDSLGIWMHANSSSIYGCTFAPDKYKPTPGTQLTYNKTGKKLYVHLFEYPKDGKIVLDGYGDDVIYAQFLHDNSELLVDKDKSTSGSLVLKLPIQKPNFQIPVIELSLK; this comes from the coding sequence ATGAATAGAAAACTATTGTGGGGCTTGATGCTAATCTTGCTGTCCACCTCGGCCGTACAGGCTCAAAAGAAGATTGGAAATGAAACCGATGAGCAAAAAGCCAAAAGAATGGAATGGTGGAAAGATGCCAGGTTTGGTATGTTTATCCATTGGGGCTTGTACGCTTTGCCTGCTCGCCACGAGTGGGTAAAAAGTAATGAACACATCACTAACGAAGGTTACCAGAAATATTTCGATCAATTTAATCCTACTCAGTTTAATCCTAAACTATGGGCAAAAAAAGCGAAAGCTGCGGGAATGAAATATGTTGTATTAACCACTAAACACCACGAAGGATTTACATTGTTTGATAGTAAATTTACCGATTACAAGGCAACCAATACTTTGGCAAAAAGGGATTTAGTAAAAGAATTTGTTGATGCTTTTAGAGCAGAAGGCTTAAAAATAGGGTTCTATTACTCACTAATAGATTGGCACCACCCAGATTTTACAGTGGACGCATACCATCCTTTAAAACCTGCCAACAACGACGAAAATCAGTATCTGGCATTAAATAAAGGTAGAAATATGGCTAATTACCGTAAATATTTAAGCAATCAGGTTAACGAGATTTTAACTAAGTATGGAAAAATTGATATACTGTGGCTTGATTTTTCATATCCGGGCAAGCATGGCAAAGGCAAAGACGACTGGGCATCTGTTGACTTGTTAAAGCAAATTAGAAAACTACAGCCTGGTATAATTGTAGATAACAGACTGGATTTAGATGATTATGCAGACGGTGCAGATTTTGAAACACCAGAACAGGTTAGTACTGATGCTTTAGCCAAATTTAAAGGCAAAACCTGGGAAACATGTCAGACTTTTTCAGGCTCATGGGGTTATTACAGAGATGAAAATACCTGGAAAACCAATAAGCAATTGTTGAATTTATTAATTACATCAGTAGCCAATGGCGGTAATTTATTGTTGAACGTTGGGCCAACAGCCAAAGGCGAATTTGACAACAGGGCAAATACTGCGCTCGATAGTCTTGGGATTTGGATGCATGCCAATTCTAGTTCAATTTACGGATGCACTTTCGCGCCTGATAAATATAAACCTACACCGGGAACCCAGCTTACCTACAACAAAACCGGCAAAAAACTGTACGTTCATCTTTTTGAGTATCCTAAAGATGGTAAAATAGTGCTGGATGGATATGGCGACGATGTAATTTATGCCCAGTTTTTACATGATAATTCAGAACTCTTAGTTGATAAAGACAAATCGACTTCTGGTAGTCTAGTCTTGAAATTACCAATCCAAAAACCCAATTTTCAAATTCCGGTTATTGAGCTGAGTTTGAAATAA
- a CDS encoding colicin immunity domain-containing protein, with protein MIKVLDKIHLQKYLHLLSLLCSAKIEVAEFEELFMQIKADDEYWRSGMFDQKIAEVLDALFLDIRDY; from the coding sequence ATGATTAAGGTATTAGACAAAATCCATTTGCAGAAATACCTGCACCTACTCTCATTATTATGTTCAGCAAAAATTGAAGTTGCAGAGTTTGAAGAGCTATTTATGCAAATTAAAGCCGATGATGAATATTGGCGATCAGGAATGTTTGATCAGAAAATTGCAGAAGTTTTAGATGCATTATTTCTTGACATCAGAGATTACTAA
- a CDS encoding acyl-CoA carboxylase subunit beta → MNIEFNKNEDVNKQSVYDLKTRLKKIYKGGGDKNAAKQKDKGKLLARERISYLIDKESQLLEIGAFAADEMYTEHGGCPSAGVICGIGYVSGRQCMIVANDATVKAGAWFPMTAKKNLRAQEIAMENRLPVIYLVDSAGVYLPMQDEIFPDKEHFGRIFRNNAMMSAEGIVQIAAIMGSCVAGGAYLPIMSDEAMIVDGTGSVFLAGSYLVKSAIGEDVNNETLGGATTHCEISGVTDYKHPNDQACLDSIRNIMSMLGAPQVAGFDRVKPALPKLNAEEIYGILPENREKPYDMLEIIHRLVDNSEFEEYKQLYGQSVICGLGRIDGWAVGIVANQRKVVKSKKGEMQFGGVIYSDSADKATRFIMNCNQKKIPLVFLQDVTGFMVGSRSEQGGIIKDGAKMVNAVANSVVPKFTIVVGNSYGAGNYAMCGKAYDPRLIYAWPSAKIAVMGGAQAAKVLLQIQEASLKAKGETITEENEGELLKEITDRYDSQTTPYYAAARLWVDGVIDPADTRKVISMGIEAANQSPVKKQFNVGVIQT, encoded by the coding sequence ATGAACATAGAATTCAATAAGAATGAAGACGTTAATAAGCAGTCGGTTTATGATTTAAAAACACGTCTTAAAAAGATATATAAAGGTGGGGGAGACAAGAATGCAGCTAAACAAAAAGACAAGGGTAAGCTATTGGCAAGAGAGCGGATCTCTTACCTGATAGATAAAGAAAGCCAGCTTTTGGAGATTGGTGCCTTTGCTGCCGATGAAATGTATACAGAGCATGGCGGCTGCCCGTCGGCAGGTGTAATTTGTGGTATAGGTTACGTATCAGGCAGGCAATGCATGATTGTAGCGAATGATGCAACTGTAAAAGCGGGTGCCTGGTTTCCTATGACTGCCAAGAAAAATTTAAGGGCACAGGAAATTGCAATGGAAAATCGCTTGCCTGTGATATATTTGGTTGATAGTGCAGGGGTATATCTACCTATGCAGGATGAGATTTTTCCGGATAAGGAGCATTTTGGCCGGATATTCAGAAACAACGCGATGATGTCGGCCGAGGGAATTGTACAAATTGCTGCAATTATGGGTTCCTGCGTAGCAGGGGGTGCCTATTTGCCAATTATGAGCGATGAAGCAATGATTGTTGATGGTACAGGTTCTGTGTTTTTAGCAGGGTCTTATCTTGTTAAATCGGCAATTGGCGAAGATGTAAATAATGAAACACTGGGTGGAGCTACTACTCACTGCGAAATATCGGGTGTTACCGATTATAAACATCCTAATGATCAGGCTTGTCTGGATAGTATCCGTAACATTATGAGCATGTTGGGCGCGCCTCAGGTTGCTGGTTTTGACAGGGTTAAGCCTGCTCTGCCTAAGCTAAATGCCGAAGAAATTTACGGGATATTGCCAGAAAACCGAGAAAAGCCTTACGATATGCTCGAAATAATTCACCGTTTGGTGGATAATTCTGAATTTGAAGAATATAAACAACTATATGGGCAGAGTGTTATTTGTGGTTTGGGTCGCATTGATGGCTGGGCAGTTGGTATAGTGGCCAATCAGCGTAAAGTTGTGAAATCCAAAAAAGGAGAGATGCAGTTTGGCGGGGTAATTTATTCTGATAGTGCTGATAAGGCAACACGTTTTATCATGAACTGTAATCAGAAGAAAATCCCTCTGGTGTTTTTGCAGGATGTTACCGGTTTTATGGTAGGCAGCAGATCTGAACAAGGCGGCATCATTAAAGATGGTGCAAAAATGGTAAATGCTGTGGCAAACTCTGTTGTACCTAAGTTTACTATAGTGGTGGGCAACTCTTATGGTGCAGGTAATTATGCGATGTGTGGCAAGGCATACGACCCGCGTTTAATTTATGCCTGGCCAAGTGCCAAGATAGCGGTAATGGGTGGCGCACAGGCTGCAAAAGTATTGCTGCAGATTCAGGAAGCATCACTAAAGGCTAAGGGAGAAACAATTACAGAGGAAAACGAAGGGGAATTATTAAAAGAAATTACCGATAGATATGATAGTCAGACTACTCCTTATTATGCTGCGGCAAGATTATGGGTTGATGGGGTTATAGACCCGGCCGACACAAGGAAAGTAATTTCTATGGGGATAGAGGCCGCGAACCAATCGCCTGTTAAAAAGCAGTTTAACGTAGGTGTAATACAGACCTGA
- a CDS encoding MutS-related protein yields the protein MIPFDIDSQTLSDLEIFESAASGRCIFSFFDFTSTIGGKEQLRSFFNYPQSDIQIIEERKDLIQYLLKFNKAIAFNKESLDFVEFYLRQNDKPDQPVGLDIIGATSKFFFKNNQQQYLKQRGAQEVLKLIHLLFDFCFELDLDNAPEFLKKLNIKVNGIIERQPAVKHHNQLRPATFKLFDLEKYDFIIRNSEATEFKELLEFCYSLDAFLSVAKSARTYNLSFPVFNASANKSIVIKGVFHLFVKEPIANDIDFNTDKNVCFITGVNMAGKSTLLKSIAIAIYLAHLGFPVPAKSMETSVFDGLITTINLSDNLNQGYSHFYNEVLRVKEVAQKVTASKNMVVIFDELFRGTNVKDAYDASLSIITAFSKIRKSFFIISTHIVEVAKELNENNNINFRFLETKIIEGKPVFTHQLKAGITDERMGMWIIENEGIMEILNGNNVL from the coding sequence ATGATTCCATTTGATATAGACAGTCAGACTTTAAGTGATTTGGAGATATTTGAAAGTGCGGCAAGTGGAAGGTGCATTTTCTCTTTTTTTGATTTTACCTCAACAATAGGAGGGAAAGAGCAGTTAAGGAGCTTTTTTAATTACCCTCAATCTGATATTCAGATTATTGAAGAAAGAAAAGATCTCATTCAATATCTGCTAAAGTTTAACAAGGCGATAGCATTTAATAAAGAATCTCTTGATTTCGTTGAGTTTTATTTGAGGCAAAATGATAAGCCAGATCAACCGGTAGGTTTAGATATTATAGGGGCTACTTCAAAGTTCTTCTTTAAGAATAATCAACAGCAATATTTAAAGCAACGCGGGGCACAGGAAGTATTAAAACTGATTCATTTACTATTTGATTTTTGCTTTGAACTTGATCTGGATAATGCGCCGGAATTTTTAAAGAAACTAAATATTAAGGTTAATGGAATAATAGAGCGACAACCTGCTGTTAAACATCATAATCAATTAAGACCTGCTACTTTCAAACTTTTTGATTTAGAGAAATATGATTTTATAATCAGAAATTCAGAAGCCACAGAATTTAAGGAGCTACTGGAATTTTGTTATTCTTTGGATGCCTTTTTATCTGTTGCAAAATCTGCAAGGACTTACAATTTGTCGTTTCCTGTGTTTAATGCTTCAGCAAACAAATCAATTGTAATTAAGGGTGTCTTTCATCTTTTTGTTAAAGAGCCTATAGCAAACGACATTGATTTCAACACTGATAAAAATGTCTGTTTCATTACCGGGGTAAATATGGCGGGGAAATCGACCTTGCTTAAATCTATCGCAATAGCAATATATCTGGCACATTTAGGGTTTCCTGTGCCCGCTAAAAGTATGGAAACCAGTGTTTTTGATGGCCTTATTACAACTATAAATCTGTCAGATAATTTAAATCAGGGCTATAGTCACTTTTACAATGAGGTATTAAGGGTAAAAGAGGTTGCGCAAAAAGTAACCGCATCTAAAAATATGGTGGTTATATTTGATGAGCTGTTTAGGGGAACGAATGTAAAGGATGCTTATGATGCTTCGCTTTCAATTATAACGGCATTTAGTAAGATCAGAAAGAGCTTTTTTATTATTTCAACACATATTGTTGAGGTGGCAAAAGAGCTTAATGAAAATAATAATATCAATTTCCGGTTTTTGGAAACCAAAATAATAGAAGGAAAACCGGTGTTTACCCATCAGTTAAAAGCCGGCATTACTGATGAACGTATGGGCATGTGGATAATTGAAAATGAGGGGATAATGGAAATATTGAACGGCAACAATGTATTGTGA
- the trxB gene encoding thioredoxin-disulfide reductase: protein MSEEIEHVQCLIIGSGPAGYTAAIYAARADLKPVMYTGMEPGGQLTQTTDVDNFPGYPSGIMGPEMMEDFRKQAERFGTDIRFGYVSSVDFSSLPHKVVVDEIKTITADTVIISTGATAKWLGLPSEQQYNGFGVSACAVCDGFFFKGQDVAIVGAGDTAAEEATYLAKLCKKVYMIVRRDEFRASKAMVHRVLNTPNIEVIYNSETKEILGNGKNVTAVRITNNQTGAETDLPVEGFFVAIGHKPNTDIFKGWLDMDETGYLKTIPGTSKTNIEGVFASGDVQDHYYRQAITAAGSGCMAALDAERYLAAKEHEVKEVI, encoded by the coding sequence ATGTCAGAAGAAATAGAACACGTTCAATGTTTAATTATAGGTTCAGGTCCGGCAGGATATACTGCTGCAATTTATGCAGCCCGTGCTGATCTTAAGCCGGTTATGTATACCGGTATGGAACCTGGTGGTCAGTTAACACAAACTACCGATGTTGATAATTTCCCGGGTTATCCGAGTGGTATAATGGGACCTGAGATGATGGAAGATTTCCGTAAGCAGGCTGAACGTTTTGGAACTGATATCCGTTTTGGATATGTGAGTTCTGTAGACTTTTCATCGCTGCCGCATAAAGTAGTTGTTGATGAGATTAAAACCATCACAGCTGATACTGTAATTATTTCGACTGGTGCTACAGCTAAATGGCTTGGTTTACCTAGTGAACAACAATATAATGGTTTTGGTGTATCGGCATGTGCGGTATGCGATGGCTTTTTCTTTAAAGGACAGGACGTAGCTATTGTTGGTGCCGGCGATACTGCTGCTGAGGAAGCGACTTACCTGGCTAAACTTTGTAAAAAAGTTTATATGATTGTACGCAGAGATGAGTTCAGGGCTTCGAAAGCTATGGTGCACAGGGTTTTAAATACTCCGAATATTGAAGTGATCTATAACTCTGAAACTAAAGAAATTCTGGGTAATGGTAAAAACGTTACGGCTGTAAGAATAACAAACAACCAAACAGGTGCAGAAACTGATTTACCTGTTGAAGGTTTCTTTGTGGCTATTGGCCATAAACCAAATACCGATATTTTTAAAGGATGGTTGGATATGGATGAAACCGGTTATTTAAAAACTATCCCTGGAACTTCAAAAACTAATATTGAAGGTGTTTTTGCCAGTGGAGATGTTCAGGATCATTACTATCGCCAGGCAATTACTGCTGCCGGTTCAGGTTGTATGGCTGCTTTAGATGCAGAGCGTTATCTTGCTGCTAAAGAACATGAGGTAAAAGAAGTAATATAA